Genomic window (Euzebya rosea):
GTGAAGCGCCTCGACGGGCAGTTCGCCATCGCGGTCATCGACCGTCGTGACCCCGACACGATCGTGGCGACCAAGCGGTCCGCCCCGATGATCCTCGGACACCTCGAGGGGGCGTCCATGCTGTCCTCCGACGCCGCCGGGCTGATCAGCCACACCCGCGAGTGCGAGGCGCTGGAGGACGACCAGGTCGCCGTCCTGACCCCGCAGGGCATCACCGTCACCGACCTCGACGGCAACCCCACCCAGGGGCACCGCTACACCGTCGACTGGGACATCGAGGCGGCGGAGAAGCAGGGCTACGAGCACTTCATGCTCAAGGAGATCCACGAGCAGCCCCGCGCCGTCGCCGACACCCTGCTCGGCCGGCTCGACCTGGACGGCCGTGTCGTGCTGGACCGACTGGACTTCGACCCTGCCCTGCTGCGGGCCCTGGACAAGGTCTACATCGTGGCCTGCGGCACGTCCCACCACGCCGGCATGGTCGCCAAGTACGCCACGGAGCACTGGGCGAAGGTCGGCGTCGAGGCCGAGATCGCCAGCGAGTTCCGCTACCGCGACCCCATCCTCACCAAGCAGACCCTCGTCGTCGCCATCTCCCAGTCCGGTGAGACCGCCGACACGATCGCCGCCGCCGAGTACGCCCGCGCCCAGGGGGCGAAGGTGATCGCGGTCACCAACATCGTCGGGTCGACCCTTGCCCGCACCGCCGACGGGGTCATCTACACCCGTGCGGGGCTCGAGGTCGCCGTCGCGTCCACCAAGGCGTTCACCACCCAGATCATCGCCCTGTCGGTCCTGGCGCTGTTCCTCGCCCAGGAACGCCGCCAGATGTTCGCCGAGGAGTGCCGCGACATGCTGGACCGGCTCGAGGCGCTGCCCGCGCTGATGGAGCAGGTCCTGCAGGCCGAGGAGGGCATGGCCGAGCTGGCCAAGCGCTTCTCGGGCGCCGACTACTTCATGTTCATCGGCCGCCAGGTCGGGCTGCCGATCGCGCTGGAGGGGGCGCTGAAGCTCAAGGAGATCAGCTACATCCACGCCGAGGGCTTCGCCTCGGGCGAGATGAAGCACGGTCCCATCGCCCTCATCGACGACGGCGGCCCCGTCATCGCCCTGGCCACCGACGGCCACGTGAAGGCCAAGGTCGTCTCCAACATCCAGGAGGTCAAGGCCCGCGGCGCCGTCGTGCTGGCCGTGGCCACCGAGGGGGACACCGAGGTCAAGGCGCACGCCGACCACGTCGTGTACGTGCCGGACGTGCACGAGCTGCTGTACCCGGTCCTGACCGTCCTGCCGCTGCAGCTGCTCGGCTACCACATCGCCGTCGCGCTCGACCGCGACGTCGACCAGCCCCGGAACCTCGCCAAGACCGTCACCGTCGAGTAGTGCCGATCCATGGCGTGGGGATCGACCTGGTCGAGCTGTCGCGCTTCCAGCGCACCCTCGACCGGACCCCCTCGATCCGCGGGCGCCTGTTCACCCCGCTGGAGCTGGAGCGGTGCGGCGAGCGGGTCGACCGGCTTGCCGCACGGTTCGCCGCGAAGGAAGCCGTCGCCAAGGCCATGGGGACGGGCATCCGCGGCTTCGCGTTCCTGGAGATCGAGGTGACCAACGACGACCTCGGCCGGCCGTCGGCGGTGCTGCTCGGCCGTGCGGCGATCACCGCCGACCGGCTGGGGATCATCGCCGTCCACCTGTCTCTAACCACCGCCACCGAAACCGTCGCCGCCTACGCCGTCGCGGAGCGGTGAGGGTGCCGGGGCGGCCCGGGCCGTGGCGCGCCCCGAGGTTGGCGTTCGGCCACGATTGTGGTCAGGGGTGCACGGGTGCTCCGTTCGCCACAATCGTCGGCGTCGACCATTCTCGGGAGTTTGGCGTTCGGCCACGATTGTGGTCAGGGGTGCACGGGTGCTCCGTTCGCCACAATCGTCGGCGTCGACCATTCTCGGGAGTTTGGCTTCCGGCCACGATCGTGGTCCGGGGCACGGCGCGGGCTGGCGGCGGCAACGCCCCGAGCGGGTGCGAGGATGGTCGGCGATGATCGACCTGTACCTGCCCGAGGACGTCCAGGCCATGGACCGGCGTGCGTTCGCGCGTGGGGTCGACCCGGCGGCGCTGATGAACCACGCGGCCCGGCACCTGGCGCAGGGCGTGCTGGCGTTGGCCGCCGAGCGGGGGATGGGGCCGTACGGCTTGCGGGTCGTCCTGCTGTGCGGCAAGGGCAACAACGGTGGGGACGGGCTGGCTGCCGCCCGGCACCTGCAGCGTCGTGGGGTCGCCCCGACCTGCGTGCTGGTCACGCCCGAGGACCAGCTCGGCGAGGACAGCGTGCGTGAGGCCGCTGCGTTGCGACGGGCCGGCGGCCGGATCGTGTCGGTGGGTGACGCCGCGGACCTCGGCGAGGCACTCGACCGGGTCCTTCGTGACGCCGACGTGGCCGTGGACTGCCTGCTCGGGACCGGCGCGTCCGGTGAACCACGCGGACCGTTCGGCGTTGCCGTGGCGGTCCTCCGCGGCGTGCACGACCGCGGCTGTCCCGTGGTGGCCTGCGACCTGCCGACCGGGGTGGACGCCGCGACCGGCCGGGTCCCCGGGGACGCCGTCGTGGCCGACCTGACCGTCACCCTCGGCGCCCACAAACAGGGCCTGTGGCTGCACCCGGCGGCCGAACACGTCGGCCGGCTGGTCCTCGGCGAGATCGGCGTCGTCGACGACGCGGCGACCCCGGTCGCCCGTGTGCTGGAGGCGGCCGACCTGCCCGTCCTCGCCCCACCTCCCGGGCCGCGTGACCACAAGCGGACCCGCGGGGTCGTCGCGATCTACGCCGGATCCGACCGCATGGCCGGCGCCGCCATCCTGTGCGCCAGGGGGGCGCTGCGGGCCGGGGCCGGGCTGATCACCGTCGCCACGCCGCGGGCGGCGGCCGACCGGATCGCCTCCGCCGTCCCGGAGGCGATGACCATGCCGCTGCCCGATGATGTCGACGGCATCGTGGCCGGCGTGCGCGAGGCGGCCGAGAAGGCACACGTCCTGGCGATCGGGCCGGGCCTGGGACTGGCCGAGGCGACCCAGGAAGCCGTTCGCCGGCTGGTCACCGACGCCGACCGCACGGTCGTGCTCGACGCCGACGGCATCAACGCCTTCCGTGACCACACCTCGCTGCTGGAGGTCAACCGGACCGTCGACCCGGGCGGCCGTCCCGAGGGCCGGCAGCTGGTCCTGACGCCGCAGGCCAAGGAGCTCGGCCGGCTGGCGGGCACGTCGGGGCACGGCGCCCACGCCCGCCGCACCGAGACCGCCGTCGAGCAGGCCCGGCGGTTCGGCGCCACCCTCGTCGCCAAGGGACCCCGCTCGGTCGTCGCCACCGCGGACGGCCGCGTGTGGATCAACGCCACCGGCGGACCGGCGCTGGCGAGCGGTGGGACCGGCGACGTGCTGACCGGGATCACCGCGGCGCTGATGGCGCAACGTCGTGACCCCGAGAGCGTGGCGGCCGCCGTCCACCTGCACGGCCTCGCCGGCGACCTGGCTGCAGGGCACCTGTCGGCCCGTTCCACCGGCGCCAGCGACGTGGCCGACCACGTCGCGGCCGCCGCCCTCGAGCTCGGGATCTGACCTCGTGACCCCTCCCCTCCACCGTCCTGTCCGGGCCGAGATCGACCTCGACGCCATCACCAACAACGCCGCCGTGCTGAACGCCCACTCCGGCGACGCCCAGCTGATGGCCGTCGTGAAGGCCGACGGCTACGGCCACGGCGCCGTCCCGGTCGCCCGGGCCGCGCTGGACGGCGGGGCGTCCTGGCTCGGCGTGGCGCTGGTGGAGGAGGGCATCGTGCTGCGCGACGCCGGCATCACGGCCCCCGTGCTGGTGCTGTCCGAACCCCCTCCGGCAGCAGCGGCGGCCCTGCTGGACGCCGGCCTGACCCCGACGGTCTACACCCACGGCTTCGCGGCGGCCCTGACCGCGGCGGCCGGTGACCGCGTGGTCGACGTGCACCTCAAGCTCGACACGGGGATGCGCCGGGTGGGCCTGGCCGAGGAGTACTGGGAGCCCGCCTTCGCTCGCCTGGCCGCCAGCCCCTCCCTTCGCGTGGCGGGCATCTGGTCCCACCTGGCCGTGGGGGACGAGGCAGGCAACCCCTTCAACGACCTGCAGGCCGAGCGGTTCGCCCGCGGGCTGGCCATGGCCGAGGCGGCCGGCCTGCGCCCGGACCTGCGGCACCTGTGCAACTCCGGTGGGACCACGCTGTACCCCGAGCTGCACCACGACATGGTCCGCACCGGGATCGCGCTGTACGGGCTGGAGGCCGCACCCGGCGTGAAGCTGGAGGGCCTGCGGCCCGCCATGTCGATCAGGGCCGAGCTGTCGCTGGTCAAGCGCGTGCAGCCGGGGGACACCGTCTCCTACGGCCGTCGCTGGACGGCGACCGAGCCGACGGTCATCGGGACGGTGCCGGCGGGCTATGCCGACGGGATCCGACGTGGCCTTACCGGCAGGGGAGAGGTGACCCACCGCGGGCGCCGCGTCCCGATGGCGGGCACGGTGTGCATGGACCAGCTGCTGGTCGACCTCGGCCCCGATGCCGACGCCGACGCCGGCGACGACGTCTGGGTGCTCGGTGGACCGGGCCCCGACCCCGTGACCGCCGAGGACTGGGCGGCCTGGCTGGACACCATCACCTACGAGGTCACGTGCGGCATCGGCGTCCGCATCCCCCGCGTCCACCTGCCCCGCTCGGGCTGACCCGGTCGACCGGACAGCCCGACCGCGTGTCGGGTTCCGGGCCGCCCGTCGAGAACACCCGACACGCGGGCTCAGCCGGGCGTGCGGTTGCGGATGTAGCCGACCGTCTGGGCCGACGCGGCGGCCACGGGGACTGCCAGGAACGCGCCGAGGATGCCCAGCAGGAACCCGCCGGTCGCCAGCGCCATGACGATGGCGAGGGGGTGCAGCTCGAGCGCCCGGCCGAGGATCAGCGGCTGGAGCAGGTTGCCTTCCAGCGCCTGCACCGCCACGACGACGCCGATGACCAGCAGCGCCGTCCCCGGGCCGTTGGTGGCCAGGGCCACGATGGCGGCCAGGAAGCCGGAGATGCTGGCACCGACGACGGGGAACAGGCCACCGAAGAAGACGATGACGCCCAGCGGCAGCGCCAGCGGGACACCCAGCAGCCACAGGCCCAGGCCGATGAACACCGCGTCGACGACGGCCACGGCCAGCTGCCCCTGGATGTAGCCGCCGATCGTGGTCCACATGCGGTCGCCGAGGATCTCGACGTCGCGGTGCAGGGCGTGCGGGAACAGGCTCTTCACCCAGCGGCCGATGGTGGGGCCGTCCTTGAGGTAGAAGAACAGCACGATCAGCGTCAGCAGCACGCTGGTCGCGCCCTGGAAGAACGCCTGGGCCACACCGAGGGCGCTGCCCGCCGCGGCGCCCACCCCGTCGGACAACCCGGTGGAGAAGCCCTCCACCAGCTCGTCGAGGTTGATGGGGTCCAGCCCGAACGGGCCGCTGCGGAGGAACTCGTCGATCTGGGTGTAGCCGTCCATGATCGACGCGCTCAACGTGTCGAGCTGGTCGCCCACGGCCGGGACGATCAGCGCACCGATCCCGCCGATGATCCCCAGCGTCCCGAGCAGGACGATGGCGGCTGCCGCGGCCGACGGCAGGCCGATCTTCTTCAGCCGGTTCACGAACGGGTACAGGACCGCCGCCGGGAACAACGCGATCACGATGGGGATCACGACGCTCGAGAGCCGGGCGATGACCACCGCCGATGCGATGACGATGATCGTGATGCCGATCCCCGACCATGCGTAGACGCCGGCGCGGACGGTCGGTCGCTCGGTCAGCGGACGGCGCAGCAGGACCTCGGCGTCCGGCCGCTCGTCGCCGGGGTGGACCAGCGCGTCGGTGTCCTCCTTGAACACGTCCTCGCCGTCGCCGCCCGGTCCCGTCTCGCTGGCCGGGGCATGGCGACGGACACGGGCCAGCCGTGCGCGCACGGCTTCGGCGCGGCGTTCGGCGGCGGTCAGCTCCCTCTCCATCTTCCCCTCACCCGGCACGGCGGGTTCCTCTCTGCCTCGGACGCGGCGGTCGAACGGCGTCAGCTTGCCATGTGTTGGGTCAACGCGCGCGTCAGGTGTGCCAGGTCCTCGGCGTGGGACTGCTCTCGGATCGAGTGCATCGACAGCAGCGGGCTGCCGATGTCGACCGTGTGGATGCCCAGCCGGGTGGCGGTCAGCGGGCCGATGGTCGAGCCGCTGGGGGAGTCGGCGCGGTTGGTGAACGCCTGGACCGGTACGTCCGCCTCGCGACAGCGGTTGATGAACCACGCGGCGGTGCCGGCGTCGGTGGCGTAGGCCTGGTTGGCGTGGACCTTCACGACGGGGCCGCCGCCCAGGCGAGGCTGGTGGCCGGGGTCGTGGCGGTCGGCGTAGTTCGGGTGCACTGCGTGGGCGGAGTCGGCGCTGACGAGGATCGACCCGGCGAACGCCCGTGGACGGGCCTGCGGATCGGTGTCGCCGCTTGCGACCACCAAGCGGGACAGGGTGTCCTCCAGCATCGCGCCGCGGGCACCCTCGGCGCTGCCGGACCCGACCTCCTCGTGGTCGTTGCAGACCACGACCTGGGTCGCCGCGGACAGCGGCGCCTCGATGATGGCGTCGACGGCGGCGTGGCAGGACACCAGGTTGTCCTGGCGGGGCGCGAACACGAACTGGTCGTCGCGGCCACCGAGGGCGGAGGGCTGGGTGTCGGCCAGGACCAGGTCCCACGCCAGCAGCTCGTCGGCGCCGACGTGGTCGGTGACCTCCTCGATGATGGAGGCGTCCTCGGCCGCAGCGGACCAGACGGGCAGCATGTGCTGCTGCGGGTTGAGCTTCAGGCCCTCGTCGTTGACGGTCCGGTTGAGGTGGATCGCCAGGCTCGGCACGCGCAGCGGCGCGCCCGGCAGGTGGACCAGCTCGATGTCGCCGTCGCTGGTGACGACCCGGCCGGCCACGGTCAGGTCGCGGTCCAGCCACGTGTAGTGCAGCGGGCCGCCGTAGACCTCGACGGCCACCTGCCGGTAGCCGGTCCGCTGGACGTCGGCGTGGGGACGCAGGCGGTAGGTGGGCGAGTCGGTGTGGGCGCCGGCGATCCGGAAGCCGGCGTCCGCCAGCGGGGCCGTCCCGACCCGGAAGGCGATGATCGAGCCGCCATCGCGGACGACGTAGCCGGCGGTCCCGGGCTCGACGGTCCAGCGCGCCCGTTCGTCGAACGCCACGAACCCGGCGGCCTCCAACCGGGCGGCCAGTCTGGCGACCGCATGGAAGGGGGTGGGGGAGGCGTCGATGAACGCCATCAGGCCCGCCGGGTCACCCGGCCGGGACTCGTGGTGGATCCCGGCCGGACTGGCGTCGTCGTGCATCACAGGCCGCCGAGCGCGTCGTCCATCAGCTTCTCCTGCTCCAGGTCATGCACGGTGTGCGACCCGGTGGCGGGGCTGGCGGACTGGAAGCGGGTGGACCGCTTCAGCGTGGGCTTGCGGTCGGCGCCGCCGCGGGCCTCGCCGACGTCCTCGCAGGCGTTGTACAGCAGCCCGCCGACGAACGGCCACGGACCCATGTTCTCGGGCTCGTCCTGCACCCACATCACGTCGGTGGCGTTGGGGTAGGCCTTGATGGCGTCCACGACCTGCTGGTGCGGCCACGGGTACAGCTGCTCGACCCGGACGACGGCCGCCGGGGCCTGCCGCTCGTCACGGGCGGCGATCAGGTCGTGGGCGACCTTGCCCGAGCACAGGACCACACGCGTCACGTCGTCGGCGGGCGGCCCGGTCGGGTCGTCGGTCCAGACCTCCTCGAACTGCCCGTCGATGAACTGCGAGGCCGGCGAGAGGACGTGCTTGGCGCGCAGCATCGACTTCGGGGAGATGACGACGAGCGGCTTGCGCACCTCACGGTGCATCTGGCGGCGCAGCAGGTGGAACCACTGGCCGGCGTTGGAGGGTTGGGCGACCTGGATGTTGTCCTGGGCGCACAGCGTCAGCCACCGCTCGATGCGGGCCGAGGAGTGCTCGGGGCCCTGGCCCTCGTAGCCGTGGGGCAGCAGCACGACGAGGCCGGAGCTCTCGCCCCACTTGTCCTCCGCCGCCGTGATGAACTGGTCGATGATGACCTGGGCGCCGTTGGAGAAGTCGCCGAACTGCGCTTCCCACATCGTCAGCGCCTCGGGCCGGACCACGGAGTAGCCGTACTCGAACCCGAGCGCGCCGAACTCGTGCAGCGGCGAGTCGTAGATCATGAACTGGCCGTGCTCGTCCTCCTCGTGGCCGGGGAGGTTGCGCAGCGGGATGTACTCCGAGCCGTCGGTGTGGTCGATCAGCACCGAGTGGCGCTGGCTGAACGTCCCGCGGCGGGAGTCCTGGCCGGCGAAGCGGACGCTGATGCCCTCCTGGACGAGGGTGCCCAGGGCGAGCATCTCCGCGGTCGGCCAGTCGACGCTGTCCTGGGCGAGCTGCTCGGCACGACGGCTGAGCAGCTTGGCCAGCTTGGGGTGCGGCGAGAAGTCGTCGGGCCAGGTCGTGAGGGCCTTGGTGATCTGCTGGAGGCGGTCCAGCGGCACACCGGTGTGGACGTGCGGCAGCACGCCGACGACCGTCGGCGTCGGGGGCAGCTCGTTGGTCTCCGGCTTGGAGCCCCTCGTCTGGTTCAGCGCGGACTCCAGCGTGTCCTGGAACCGCTCCAGCGCCTGCTCCGCCTCCTCCAGCGTCAGGTCACCGCGGTTGACGAGCTCCTCGGTGTAGACCTTGCGGACGCTGCGACGGTTGCGGATCGCCTCGTACATGATCGGCTGGGTGAACGCGGGCTCGTCGCCCTCGTTGTGCCCGTGACGGCGGTAGCAGATCATGTCCACGACAACGTCGCGGTGGAAGCGCTGGCGGTACGCCAGGGCCATCTCGACCACGCGGACGCAGGCCTCGGGGTCGTCGCCGTTCACGTGGATGATCGGCGCGGCGACCATCTTGGCGACGTCGGTGGCGTACTCCGAGGACCGGCTGTGGTGCGGGGCGGTCGTGAAGCCCAGCTGGTTGTTGACCACGATGTGGACGGTGCCACCGGTCTGGTAGCCCTTCAGCTGGGACATGCCGAGGGTCTCGGCCACGACGCCCTGGCCGGCGAAGGCCGCGTCACCGTGGATGAGGATCGGCAGGATCGGCCCGTGGTTCGGCGGGTGCTGGCGCTGGTCCTGCTTGGCGCGGACCATGCCCTCCACGACCGGGTCGACGGCCTCGAGGTGGCTGGGGTTGGCCGCCAGCGACACGGGCAGCTCGCCGCCGTTGGGGGAGCGGTGCAGGCCGCGCGAACCGAGGTGGTACTTGACGTCGCCGGACCCCTGGACGGAGTCGCCGGGGATGTCACCCTCGAACTCGGAGAAGATCTTGTCGTAGGACTTGCGGAGGATGTTGGCCAGCACGTTCAGGCGGCCGCGGTGGGCCATGCCGATCACGGCTTCCTGCAGGCCCTCGTCGGCGGCGGCGGACAGCAGCGCGTCGAGCATCGGGATCAGCGACTCCGACCCCTCCAGGGAGAAGCGCTTCTGGCCCAGGTACTTGGTGCCGAGGAACCGCTCGAAGGCCTCGGCCTCGTTGAGCATGTCCATGATGCGCCGCTGCGACTCGGCGCTGACGGAGGTCTTGACCCCCTCGACGCGCTCCTGGAACCACTCCTTCTGCTCCGGGTCGGAGATGTGCATGTACTCGATGCCGACGGTGCGGCAGTACGCGTCGCGCAGGACACCCAGCAGGTTGCCGAGCGTCATCCGCTCCTTGCCGGCGATCCCGTCGGTGTAGAACTCGCGGTCCAGGTCCCAGATGGTCAGGCCGTAGGTGGCCGGGTCCAGCTCGGGGTGCACGGCCCGGAAGGTGTGCTGCAGTGGGTTGAGGTGGGCGATCAGGTGACCGCGGACCCGGTACATGTTGGTCAGCTTCTGCACCGCGATCTGCTTGGCAGCGGCGGCGGCCGGGTCGTTGACGACACGGGTGGAGTTGTCGGTGCGCCAGCGGACCGGCTCGTAGGGGATCTTCAGGGAGTCGAAGATCTCGTCGTAGAAGCCCTCCTCGCCCAGCAGGCAGTGCTCCATGGACCGCAGGAACATGCCGGACTCGGCGCCCTGGATGACCCGGTGGTCGTAGGTGGAGGTCATCGTGATGACCTTGCCGATTCCCAGGTCGGCCAGCGTCCGCGGGTCGGAGCCCTTGAACTGGGAGGGGTAGTCGATCGCGCCGACACCGATGATGGCCGACTGGCCCTTCATCAGGCGGGGGACCGAGCCGACCGTGCCGAGGCCACCCGGGTTGGTCAGGGTGGCGGTGGTGCCCTCGAACATCTCCGGGGTCAGCTTGTTGGCCATGACGGCCCGCACCATCTCCTCGTAGGCACGCCAGTACTCGGCGAAGTCCATGGTGTCGACCTGCTTGATGCTGGGGACCAGCAGGACACGGCCGCCCTTGCGCTCGACGTCGACGGCCAGGCCCATGGCGAAGTGCTCGGGCTGGTGCACGTACGGCGTGCCGTCGGCGTCCTCGTGGTAGCTCTTGGTCATCGCCCGGTTGGCGACCATGGCCTTGACCATGGCCCAGCCGATGAGGTGGGTGAAGCTGACCTTGCCGCCGCGGGTGCGCTTGAGCTGGTTGTTGAGGATCCGGCGGTTGACCTCGAGCAGCTTGGCGGGCACCTCGCGGAACGACGTGGCGGTGGGGACCGTCAGCGAGGTCTGCATGTTCTCCGCGATGGCGGCGGAGACCCCGCGGATCTTCTGGGCGCCTTCGGGGATCTCGACCTCGACGGCGTCCTTGTCCTCGGACGTGTCCTTGTCCTTGGTCGCGGGGGCGGCGGCCTGCGGGGCAGCGGCCGGCGCGGTCGTCGCACCGTTGCCCTGCGGCGCCGGACGCGTCGCGGGGATCGCGCCGTGGGGCGGCACGTAGTCGCTGAAGAAGTCGTGCCAGCTCTCGGGCACGCTGCCCGGGTCGGCAAGGTAGTCGCGGTACAGCTCCTCGACGATCCAGCTGTTCGCACCGAACGAGTCAGCACCGGAGGAAGGGGAGGGCGCGTCCGCGCGGGAGGCCGTGTCGGCCATTGTCAGGTCACCACCTGGGTAGGGAAGGCAGTCTTCGACCGGCATCGTATCGGCCCCGACCACCTGCGACCCACCGCGGGAGGGACCGGAAGGGCAATCAGCCGGACCGGTCGGTGGCGGAGTGCTGGGCCGCCCACGTCGCCATCGCGATGCCGCTGGCCACACCGGCGTTGATCGATCGGGTCGAGCCGACCTGCGGGATGTGCAGGACGGCCTCCACGTGGATGCGTGCCTCGGGTGACAGGCCGGGGCCCTCCTGGCCGAAGACCATCAGGCATCGTTCGGGGAGTGGTTCGGTCAGCAGCGAGCGCGAGCCCGGCAGGTTGTCGATGCCGATCAGCGTCAGGTCGTGGTCGGCGGCGTACCGGCGCAGCCCCTCGAACCGGTCGTGGTGGTGCACCTCGAGGTAGCGGTCGGTGACCATCGCCCCGCGCTTGTTCCACTGCCGCTTGCCGACGATGTGGACACCGCCGGCCCCGAAGGCGTTGGCGGTGCGGACGACGGTGCCGATGTTGAGGTCGTGGCGCCAGTTCTCGATCGCGACGTGGAACGGCCGGGCCGTGGCGGCGAGGTCCGCGCGGATCGCCTCGACCGTCCAGTAGCGGTAGCGGTCGGCGACGTTGCGCCGGTCACCGCCGGCCAGCAGCGCCGGGTCGTAGCGGTCGTCGGTCGGCCGGGGTTCGGGATGGGGGCCCACGCCGACCTCGTGCTCGGGATCGGCGCCACGCATCCGGTGGGTCTCGCAGTCCCACTCGTCGGCAAGGACACCCCAGGCGAGGGTGTCGTCGATGCCGAGGCCCTCGGTCCAGCGGTCCTGACGTGCCCGGGTCTCCCGCTTGACCCCGAGCCGCCTGGCCAGGGCCGTCGCGGCGGTGTTGCTGCCGGCGGCGGCCGCCTGGACGCGCCGCAGTCCGAGCCCGCCGTCGGCCTGGGCGGTCAGGGCGAGGGACACGAGCCGCGGGGCGACGTGGCCGGCGATCCCGTGCCGTCGGGCCGGCCCCGAGACGGTGATCGACCCCCGGCCGGCGTGGGTGGCGGTGTCGATGCGCACGTGGAAGGCCCCGACGACCTCACCGTCGTCGAGCGCGATCTGCCCGGCGGCGGCATCCCTGCCGACGTGGTCGGCCACGATCCGAACACGACCGACGGCCACCGGCGCGAGGGGCGCATCCGGCGGCGTCCACGGATCGGGGGTGCGGCTGGCGATGCCCGGAACGGTAGCGGCCCGCCCCGCCTCCCCTCCTCGTCCCGATCGTCACCCCAGCGGATGGAATCGACTCCGGATCCGGCCGCGGCGTGGTCGGTTGGAGTCCATTCCGTCGCGCCGAACGCCGCTGACCTGCGTTCACCTCGGAGGGTGATCGGCCGTCGGAGGCGATTCCGTCGGGATCGGAGGCGATTCCATCGGGGGAGGGGCCGGCGAGGGCCTACGGTATGGGCCATGCGTGCGTTCCTGTCCCGGTGGCGAACCGAGCTGCTCCTCTTCGCGCTGGTCCTCGTGGCCACCGCCCCGACGGTGCAGCTGCTGATGGCCCACCAGGCCTCGCGGCTGGCGCTCACCGCGGCCATGTGGGACGACGGCACCGTGCAGATCGACGAGTACGGGCCCGGGCTGCTGCAGGGCCTCGGGCCACGCGACTCCGGGGGGATCCTCTCGGTGGACTACGCCGAGCGGGAGGGGCACCTGTACTCCGACAAGGCGCCCGGCCAGCCGCTGCTCGCCACGCCCTTCTACGGCTTGGCTCGCGCGGTCGGCGCCGAACCGGGGGTGGAGGAGCGGTACTTCGACAACTACACGCTCTGGTGGACGTCGCTGTGGTCGGCGGCCATCCCCGCGGCCGTCCTGGCCGTGATGATGCGACGCTTCGCCCTGCGGGTCACCGGCGACCCGCGCGCGGCCACGATCGCCGCCGTCGGCATGTCCCTGTCGACCCTGCTGCTGCCCTTCGCCACGGTCCTGTTCAGCCACGTCCTGGCTGCCGCCCTCGGCTACGCCGCCTACCTCGCCGCCCGCGACCCCGACGCCCCGACCGTCCGGCTGGCGGCCGCCGGGCTGCTCGGCGGCATGGCCGTGGTCTCGGAGTACACGACCGGGATCATCGTGCTCGTCGTCGGGGTGCTGGTCCTGATCCGCCACCGTGCGGGCGCGCTTGCCTACGTCGCCGGCGGGCTGCCCGCCGTCGCCGTCCTGACGGTCTACAACGCCATCACGTGGGGCGATCCGCTGGAGTTCAGCTACAGCAACTCCGGGTCGTTCCAGCAGTTCCATGAGCAGGGCCTGTTCGGCATCCGCGTCCCCGACCCCGGCCTGACCGTGCAGGT
Coding sequences:
- the acpS gene encoding holo-ACP synthase, which codes for MPIHGVGIDLVELSRFQRTLDRTPSIRGRLFTPLELERCGERVDRLAARFAAKEAVAKAMGTGIRGFAFLEIEVTNDDLGRPSAVLLGRAAITADRLGIIAVHLSLTTATETVAAYAVAER
- a CDS encoding AI-2E family transporter, whose protein sequence is MERELTAAERRAEAVRARLARVRRHAPASETGPGGDGEDVFKEDTDALVHPGDERPDAEVLLRRPLTERPTVRAGVYAWSGIGITIIVIASAVVIARLSSVVIPIVIALFPAAVLYPFVNRLKKIGLPSAAAAAIVLLGTLGIIGGIGALIVPAVGDQLDTLSASIMDGYTQIDEFLRSGPFGLDPINLDELVEGFSTGLSDGVGAAAGSALGVAQAFFQGATSVLLTLIVLFFYLKDGPTIGRWVKSLFPHALHRDVEILGDRMWTTIGGYIQGQLAVAVVDAVFIGLGLWLLGVPLALPLGVIVFFGGLFPVVGASISGFLAAIVALATNGPGTALLVIGVVVAVQALEGNLLQPLILGRALELHPLAIVMALATGGFLLGILGAFLAVPVAAASAQTVGYIRNRTPG
- the alr gene encoding alanine racemase codes for the protein MTPPLHRPVRAEIDLDAITNNAAVLNAHSGDAQLMAVVKADGYGHGAVPVARAALDGGASWLGVALVEEGIVLRDAGITAPVLVLSEPPPAAAAALLDAGLTPTVYTHGFAAALTAAAGDRVVDVHLKLDTGMRRVGLAEEYWEPAFARLAASPSLRVAGIWSHLAVGDEAGNPFNDLQAERFARGLAMAEAAGLRPDLRHLCNSGGTTLYPELHHDMVRTGIALYGLEAAPGVKLEGLRPAMSIRAELSLVKRVQPGDTVSYGRRWTATEPTVIGTVPAGYADGIRRGLTGRGEVTHRGRRVPMAGTVCMDQLLVDLGPDADADAGDDVWVLGGPGPDPVTAEDWAAWLDTITYEVTCGIGVRIPRVHLPRSG
- the glmS gene encoding glutamine--fructose-6-phosphate transaminase (isomerizing), whose product is MCGIMGYTGDADALPIIIDGLARLEYRGYDSAGVALIDADGSLGVVKRAGKLANLQDALADGAPTGHIGVGHTRWATHGVPNDTNAHPHCDPSGTIAVIHNGIIENFAELKAELMERRGAEFVSDTDTEVVAHLVASLYEGSLPAAVRAAVKRLDGQFAIAVIDRRDPDTIVATKRSAPMILGHLEGASMLSSDAAGLISHTRECEALEDDQVAVLTPQGITVTDLDGNPTQGHRYTVDWDIEAAEKQGYEHFMLKEIHEQPRAVADTLLGRLDLDGRVVLDRLDFDPALLRALDKVYIVACGTSHHAGMVAKYATEHWAKVGVEAEIASEFRYRDPILTKQTLVVAISQSGETADTIAAAEYARAQGAKVIAVTNIVGSTLARTADGVIYTRAGLEVAVASTKAFTTQIIALSVLALFLAQERRQMFAEECRDMLDRLEALPALMEQVLQAEEGMAELAKRFSGADYFMFIGRQVGLPIALEGALKLKEISYIHAEGFASGEMKHGPIALIDDGGPVIALATDGHVKAKVVSNIQEVKARGAVVLAVATEGDTEVKAHADHVVYVPDVHELLYPVLTVLPLQLLGYHIAVALDRDVDQPRNLAKTVTVE
- a CDS encoding NAD(P)H-hydrate dehydratase, which produces MIDLYLPEDVQAMDRRAFARGVDPAALMNHAARHLAQGVLALAAERGMGPYGLRVVLLCGKGNNGGDGLAAARHLQRRGVAPTCVLVTPEDQLGEDSVREAAALRRAGGRIVSVGDAADLGEALDRVLRDADVAVDCLLGTGASGEPRGPFGVAVAVLRGVHDRGCPVVACDLPTGVDAATGRVPGDAVVADLTVTLGAHKQGLWLHPAAEHVGRLVLGEIGVVDDAATPVARVLEAADLPVLAPPPGPRDHKRTRGVVAIYAGSDRMAGAAILCARGALRAGAGLITVATPRAAADRIASAVPEAMTMPLPDDVDGIVAGVREAAEKAHVLAIGPGLGLAEATQEAVRRLVTDADRTVVLDADGINAFRDHTSLLEVNRTVDPGGRPEGRQLVLTPQAKELGRLAGTSGHGAHARRTETAVEQARRFGATLVAKGPRSVVATADGRVWINATGGPALASGGTGDVLTGITAALMAQRRDPESVAAAVHLHGLAGDLAAGHLSARSTGASDVADHVAAAALELGI